Within Scomber scombrus chromosome 12, fScoSco1.1, whole genome shotgun sequence, the genomic segment AACATATGATTTGCTTTAAGGATTTTTAATGTTGGCACATTTTCATCCCATCATGAACCTTTACTGCAACTGAGGCTGAAacacagttatttaaaaaaaaaaagaaaaaaaaaaaaaaaaaaaaaaaaagaagtgctaCAGAGGCttaaatgacttttttctttctttttttttttttaaatttaggctTAAGGTATCACTCCATCCTGATGGCCGTGATGGGACTAAACAATCAAGCAGAATTAGTAAATGGAATCGTGAGAAGTCTGACCAAGGTCCAGCTACAGTACATATAAAGTAAAATGCTGACTGGGCGTTTCAATCACCCTCACTGGTGTGCAGTTTCAGCCCTTTCATGTTTTACTGCAAGTACCTGCCTGAGTCACAGCTCCCCAACTGTTACATAACACAAATGCTACTGAGCTTCCTCAAGTCTGAGTAGCTTTAAAGCAGCAGGATGACGACCCACTCTGATTTATCACTCACCCTTTAGAATCTACAGTTTATTgtaaattgtcattttaaatgccataacattaaaatattctcTATAAAATCACAGGAAAAGTTGCTTACTTGACAAGTATGATGACGATCCATTGCATGGCAGTTGACAGTGTGTCTTGACTTGCACCAAATATATCCCCAAGAGTGGGGGGCACGAAGTCCTTCCCCAGTGAAACTCCTTTTTCGCTCAGTTTGTCCAGCGCCACAATAAAAGCATCTGTCATATCCCTGATGGTGCTGGACTGGattgtttttctgtgctcaATGACTTTATCTCGAATGAAGATGCCAAACTCCAGGTTGAGCCTCTTGAAGTTATCAAATATTGTTTTGATGGGGTTGGGGAAGTATTGGAGCCAGGGCATCACGTCCACTATGCTCCCTGCGCCTACAGTTTGGGTGAACTGGTCGTTCCTCCCCACCACCTGCCGAAACTCCTCGTCCTCATAGGAGTAGCGCTTCCCAAAACACACCGCGCTCATGGTGTTGGCAGTGGACACCACGAGATATGTCAAGGGCTGGAAATATTGGTGCTCCTTCGTTTTTCCAACAAACAGCTCCAGAAGCTCTTTGAACTCGCAGATGATGTGGtgctcaaatgttttttttgtttgcggGTTCCCGGTGGAAAACATGCGGACAGTGGAATGGGCCACTCTGCGGTGCACCTTCCACCAGTCCGACACGGTGCCAAAAGCGAGACTGTCCCCGTTGGAGATGTACTGGAAAGAGGTGAAATCCGGTCTGCCGGCAAATTGAGGTCCCTGTTTGACCAGTGCTTGTTTGATGGAGTCCCCGTTCAGCACCACCACGGTCCTGCAGCCCAGTTTAATTTGGAAGATGTTGCCATATTTCTTCGCCATGCGCGTAAAATACAAGTGCGGTGCGTTGCCAAGTTGCGCAGCGTTCCCTATGACCGGCCAGGCGAGCGGACCAGGCGGGCAGGTTAAAGACCGCTGCCGGAGCCACCGCCACAGTTGTAGGGAGAACAACAGAGTCACAAATGCCACTAACAGAGCTCTGGGAGTCGCTGGGTCAATCCTCTTCCATATAATATCCATGATGGGGATCTGCCAGTTggaatatgataataatatcaatattaCGCGCACATATTATTcaagatttaaaatatatatatatatatatatatagctatGGGTATGTGAaattaactaaattaaattattagGTGATAAAACACTAATGTCCTTTGACTTATCCTTCCAGCTTTTACGATTTATTCCAAAAAAATTATTGTTTCAAAAAAATCCCATTTCAGTTGTTTCTCCATaaactgtgaaactgtgaaGCACCAAGTGCAACTATTTATCCCCAAACAGCGCAGCATCACGGCCCGTCAGCGTCTGTGCCCTGCTTTGTTACAGTGGGCAGGTTTGTTGCaaaagtgcgtgtgtgtgtgtctccccacccacccaccatcAGCACCTCCTGCacccacctctccctctctctctctctctctctctctctctctctctctctctctctctctctctctctctctctctctctctctctctctctctctctctctctctctcttactgtcACTCACATACAGGCGTTAttgtgtgctttagtaaatgtGCGTTTAACCTCAATGCTAGTTGTGCAAAGTTAAGGTAAAGTGAACTGAAGTGAGATGATATTCCTTGCCATCAAATATTATTGAAGCCATTATACTTCTAGATTTGGCCATATTAAATTAGttctaaattagtttttttcacaataacaataaataatttaataattgtgCTTTTAACAATTTTTAGCAATTAGCAATTaacgttattattattattattattattattattattattattattatccataTGTAGTGACAATACATATATTAATGCCGTTAATACTAAAATCgttgaaaaaagagaaaattaaaataacccACATTTGATTCCAAACAATatactttgatattttattcaatttaatgatgataaatgtAGTATTATGGTTTCCTCAGCAGAGCTTCTAAAAGGGTGTATACAGTATGCAATGTGCAGCTCACAcgcattttaaatgttaagttaTGATTGttgctttaaatgaaatgtggcGTCGCTTTTCACAatgacatttcttcttttttttccctactTTTTTTCTGGATGGATGTTTTAGGCTACGTGATCAGCGTGTAATGCATGATATCTAATCTACTGTGcgtcacacacagcagggacGATTCCTCATCACAGTCTGAAATATTGTCAGTGTGATATTTTGCCTGATAGTAAAAGGTAAAATAAGAATaacttaaaatgtatatatttttgtccTTGAATtgtatgtttaattaaaacCTAGACTTAGAAGGCTTTACTTATTCACCATCGACATTTAAAGTGTTATAAATAACAGTCAGGGGTGTGccttcctctccttcactgctgcttttttacAGCTGTGAGAAAAGAACCGTGGTGTAATTACATGAGATaaactgtctgctgtgtttcttTTGATGCCTCGGATGCCACAGTGTGAAGCTGctgtaatgaaaacacattatcaAGGGTGCGTTTTCATATCAAGCCACCAGGAGGAGGCGAACCCCGTGTGGTAGCTCATTAATAACCCCTAATTAAGATAGTGAGCATCAGACCTGTGCTGCACAACACTGGATCATCTGGTGCGTCTCTCTTTAAGGCTAATAAAAACCTACTGAATGTAAGAGGAAACGCCACCCTAAATCATAAAGGgaaatgttataaatgtatttcGGGGTGCTTTGTTAAGGCTGAACAATGGGAATAACTGTTAGGCCACATCTCTTGGCTGCGGTGTGTAGCCTGAAGCCGTGATAGTGGGTTCATACCTGCCTCATCATTTAAGTGTGACACTTGTTTATGATGCTTTCTTAggatttgttgttatttgttaGTTTCTGCTGTGTTTCAGTCTGGATGATAGCTGGCTTGCAGTTTCCTTGCTCAGGCCCTCTTGCTCAGGTCTGGTCTGGATGTGATTCGGGGATCCTGCTTCAGCACCGCGGACAGCGGCTCAGATAAACCCGGTGATGTCCTCTGACCCTCAAATGCTGCTTAACACAAACAGACGCCTTTCAATACTGTTCATTTTATActttggcaagaaaaaaaaatccacccaTGTAATTATTAGTTATGAGTACGTGGGTCATTGTTGGAAgttaacacaaacactcatcatTAATTCATCCACTTATTGCActtcatacagtatttatagtaGTATTTTATAGGATGCTATGTGGGTTATACTTTGCCATAATCTTAATGTGATGTGCATTTAATGTGAAAACCATATTATTATCCTTTGTTGTAATAATGCAGCTAGTCTCGaggacaaataaataatacagtatatataggCCTACTGTGTATTTATAAAATGAGTGTTTCATGTGCTTTGTAATTTTACGTTAGACAATCACGTGGCCTTTAAAATGCAAatcattgttacatttttaaacgaTGCATTATTGGCcttaaagctt encodes:
- the LOC133992025 gene encoding cytochrome P450 1B1 → MDIIWKRIDPATPRALLVAFVTLLFSLQLWRWLRQRSLTCPPGPLAWPVIGNAAQLGNAPHLYFTRMAKKYGNIFQIKLGCRTVVVLNGDSIKQALVKQGPQFAGRPDFTSFQYISNGDSLAFGTVSDWWKVHRRVAHSTVRMFSTGNPQTKKTFEHHIICEFKELLELFVGKTKEHQYFQPLTYLVVSTANTMSAVCFGKRYSYEDEEFRQVVGRNDQFTQTVGAGSIVDVMPWLQYFPNPIKTIFDNFKRLNLEFGIFIRDKVIEHRKTIQSSTIRDMTDAFIVALDKLSEKGVSLGKDFVPPTLGDIFGASQDTLSTAMQWIVIILVKYPEMQVRLQQEVDKVVDRSRLPSIEDQPQLPYVMAFIYEVMRFTSFVPLTIPHSTTTDTTIMGYTIPKNTVVFVNQWSNNHDPNIWSHPETFDPLRFLDQNGALNKDLTSNVLIFSLGKRRCIGEELSKMHLFLFTALITHQCNITADPARPPKLDCDYGLTLKPHAFFIAVSLREDMTLLDTATRQAKEDKVEPSSDSQTQE